The window actttacTGTGACGGAATAAGCATGACTCCATAGTGATTAGAATGGCTGTTATACTAATCAATCAGGTAGTTATTGCATGTGCCtcatcttggcatctttggAATTTGCTGCGCGAGGTGCAATGAATTGCAAGACTAACGCTACCACAGCCCCCACGCAACACCATCATTACATCATGTTGATTCCGACATCTAGATCTAACCAGCGGCCAGCGTCTCGCTTTGACGTCAAACATTTCTCGTCAAATCCAACAACATCACTCTTCAATCGAAACAAACAACCAAGCATCCAACCAACCTCGCTCAATTCTCATTTTCAGCCCACcacctccatctcctcagGATAATCCATCATGAGtgccaacaacatcaacctcgaTCCAACTCCCCTCTCCAACCTCCGAATCTCCAAACACCAAATCCCAGCCCACGACCTCATCCCCAACTCATCTCTCCAGTCAAAGCCCCTCATCATCTACCACTCCGCATTCTCCCCTGCACAAGCCTCGCCAGATCAGATCGAATCCCATCTCCTCAGAATCGGCGTCGTCACCCCTCAATGGCGCTACACCATGTATAACACCACGCACTTCCACAGTACGACTCACGAGGTCTTATGCGTCACAGCCGGTCGTGCCAAGCTGTGTTTTGGAGGCGAGTGCAATCCCGGGCGCGTTGAGCCGGTGGTCAAGAGGGGAGACGTCATCATCGTTCCAGCTGGGGTCAGCCATCGTCTACTAGAAGACAAAGATCGCGATCCGTTCCTCATGGTCGGAAGCTATCCTAATGGCAACAACTGGGACATGTGTTACGGTAAACATGGTGAGGAGTCAATGATCAACAATATCAAGAATTTGCCGTGGTTTAGTAAAGACCCCATCTACGGTGATGAGGGTCCTGTACTAGACGCATGACTGTAAGCTGATGTCTTTCATTCTTCCATTCGGCTTAtttgttctttctttaaTAACAACAAGGGAGAAGCAACAATCCATATCTTATATAATACATTCATCTAATCGACCGCCATTAATGACATCAAAGCTATAATACCAGACAAGAACATATAAGTTGCTGGCTCTTGATCAAATTGTTCCAAAAATAAGCACATAGCATAGCGAAACATCTTATGAAGAGGATAAAATGAGAAGCGATCCACCGCAACCAGAGTTTATACCATAACTTTACCTCGAATTTGAAGGCTATCATGTTGCATTACTTGATGACATGTCCTGTGGAGACACGGAATCCAACACGGTGTCGAAATACTGCCGCATACCTAGGGAGACGTGATTCAAATAATGATATGCCATGTCAGACGATTTGGTGGGTGTTGTGAAGATCCGTCATTTCTGTCTCCGATTCACTGCCGCGCCGCGAGAATTGATCTTCTTTGGACCTTGAACTCACGATTCTCAATGGCGTGGGATGCCTCTCTAGGGTGAAAAGGGCAGCAATCACCATGACTGAGCAAATGCAAGCCAATATCTTAATCTCTTCAGAGTACGCTCCAGCATAGACGGTCTTAACGAGATCTCGCTGGTCGACTGGAAGTTGCAACCCTGACAGGGGAGATCGATGAAGGCTCTCGAGTTGCCCTTCGGTTAAGTGACCTTCTAGATATCGGTTAACGTGAATGTTAAATATGACTGTGCAGATTGAAAGGCCTATGCTGCCCCCTAACACTCGGGCCTGGGCAACAGCCCCTTGTGCTGTAGCTTTCTCACTCGACTCAGCTGTGGAAATGCTCGTCACAATTGTCGTTGCCGAAAAACAGAGACCGACCCCCAGTCCAAATATTGCTTGGTAGGCATACTGAGACGGCTCCGCACTATTTGCTCCCGATCGAGTCGTCATCAGTCCCAGTCCCAAGAGTTGGAGGCAGGATGATCCAATGAGCGTATACGATGTGTTGTTCTGTTTGCTGGATATTGCGCCACCCAAGAATGATCCGACTGCACAGGCGCCAAGAAGTGGAAAGAGGTGAATACCAGCCATGAGAGCATCCTCACCATGCACGATTTGAAACCGCTCCGGAATAATAACTGTCAAGGAAATATACGGAAATCCCGTAAGAAGAGTGAGTCTGTTTCGCGTCAAGTCTTGTTCAAAGGTGTTCAGGGAGATTAAACTCTTACAAGAGGCTTGACGCATAGACCCTGTGCAACATCAAACGGATTGGAAATATTGGCTCAATATGGCGATGCCTTTTCGAATCAAGGACCACCTCCCAATAAATAAATGCGGCCCAGCTTACCCCCGATATAACAAGGGCTGATATGATAACCGGACTGGACCAAGCAAAAGTCTGGGAACCGGCCTGCTGAATAGCAAAAACGAGCAGTGATGAGCTACAAAGTAGAGTAGCGCTACCGATGAAGTCTATACTCGCGAAGGCCTCCCAAGAAAGTAGGTGAGAGACGTCTTCCAGGGGCCAGAAGCTCGTAATAGCAAGAATGGCAACTAGTCCAAAGGGAATACTATCGTAGGTACATATCAGTAAACGTTTAGCACAGTTCGGGCGCGTCGGGCCTTTGCAGACTCACTTGAGGTTGAAAAGCCATCTCCAATCAGAGAGTCTCGATATTAGGCCTCCAAGAAGAGGACCAAGAACGAAGGCTATGGCAAGTGTTGCTCCGATCATAGCTCCGATCAGGCTGGGCCGGTGTACAGGGCCGACTTCAACAAGTGCTATCTGGGTCAAACTGTACAACCCAGATGCTCCTATGCCTTGAAAAGCACGACATACGATACTGATGGACATGTGTCACTATCGTCTTTCCTTCTATTTTGCAATGCTGGGGATTGGGACCATACGTACAGTGCAGTCATGTGTTTTGAATTGGCACAGCCCAAGGAAAATCCAGAAAAGATGACCCAAGAAAGAACTAAAATGTTCTTCCGCCCATATATGTCGCTCATTTTTGAAATGCAGACGGCGAACCCTACAAAGGTTGGTTAGAGAAGCCGAATCTGTACGCGTGCGAACACAGGAACTCGAACCCATATAGGTCAGCAGATATGCCAACACAATCCACGGTGCATTGACAAAGTCGCCCAAGTCGTTCGATATTGTTACCAACGACGTCGACACAATCGTCGTATCGAGGGTCGAGATCAAAAGTCCAACGAGGAGCCTACATCCGTTAGGACAGCAAGACTCGAGGAGGGAAAGTCATACGTTATAACGAGGGCCGCCTGATGCAAACCCGTCACTTGCGACGAGCTTCCATAGCCAATTTTTGCGCGTGAAGCCTCGTCGTTCATGGAATTGGAGGCCTGTGATCCTGCCACCATCTGTCCCAAGGATGGATTTGGGTACGAGAGTGACACACGATACTCTGTTGTCATGATTATTGGGGAGAGCGaatatttttctttcgatGATTTGTGAGAAAACAGTACAGTCTGCTCAAAGAAGTCAGAGTCAGGAGTTCAGCTTAGTTGTTGCAACACTTGGATCTTGAGCAGgtagacaaagaagaaaggggaagagaagcgcGATGTTTTGAAGCCGAACTGTTTGTTACCGAGGTCTattgaggagaaggagaaaggtCGGCAAAGATAAATTTGCTGATAGAGAAGGTCAATCGCACCACGCGTCGCCATCACAGGGAAGGAACTGCTCACGCTACAAGTCCAGATCGATTTGAGACAAGGCGCAACTTCTTCGTGAAACTACAAAGTATCAGCCTCTAAGACTTTCGAACCCCAAAATGAAGAAACTTGTCACCATTCGAGCCCTTTTGCGTCGATTCAGGCTCCTATGATAAATCATACACGATCCTGGCCATCCTCGGGCTGTGGGAGCTGTGAGAGCCGAAGTCAGACATAGTCGTGCTGAGACAGGCCGGCGAGTCGGGGAGATGGATGACGGTCCCTGTCCAAGAGGAGGATGCTCATTGAATAAGTATCCGAAACATTCTCTCGGCTCGGTTGCACCTGTACGGCTCGTGGAGCTGTATGTAGCCTGCGTCTTACAGGAGAGGCGTGACCACGCTGTCCAGCAGGCTCCTGAGAATGCGTATGCGAGCAGCTATTCATTCACCGGCTTCTCATCTCGGCGGCAACATCATCACGGTCTTGCTCAAGTGTTTCAGGATTTCCTTCTCTCTACGCTTAATGGATACTAGGAACGGCCGAATACTCTATTAGCGGACGGGACAGCGGGTATCGGAAGGGTAACTGAGCCAGAGTGACACTGTTGTATGATGCCGAGGCAGCAATTGCGTGGCAACGGCCTTTCTGGTATATGTCGCGATGTTATACCGCTACCGTTAGAGACAGGTCGCAAATTGCACACGTCGCGCCAGATGCCGGCTGGCATTTGACGCCAGCAACGAGCCGTTCGTTTGCGCTGCGGTTACACCTCATCTTGCTTCGACCAGTCAGACGTATGCAATGGGACAGCAGTTGCGTGGAAAACTAACGATCAGTTGCTGAACCGGTTCCACAAGAGGCTTGTTTCATCGCACGAGGATCTGAACTAGCATGCTGCCGCTTAAGCCGCCTTGCAAGAGATCTGGCGGCTGGTGCCCAAAACAGTTGGCATTGGTAGCCCATTGCACGGCCCGTTGCATCGGTATATGATCGACTCAGCTATCAAATCTATGATATACACTTCGAAATTATGCAGAGCGGATTATTGGGCCGAGTCCTAAATGTTTGTttgggagaagaggcgaCGGACGACTACGGGGATCCCGCAAAGGCCTCCGTGGCATTCCTCCACCAACGCCGTTAGGCGTCCGCTCGGCTTTGCCGTTCCCTGTGTTACATG of the Trichoderma breve strain T069 chromosome 4, whole genome shotgun sequence genome contains:
- a CDS encoding cupin domain-containing protein — protein: MSANNINLDPTPLSNLRISKHQIPAHDLIPNSSLQSKPLIIYHSAFSPAQASPDQIESHLLRIGVVTPQWRYTMYNTTHFHSTTHEVLCVTAGRAKLCFGGECNPGRVEPVVKRGDVIIVPAGVSHRLLEDKDRDPFLMVGSYPNGNNWDMCYGKHGEESMINNIKNLPWFSKDPIYGDEGPVLDA
- a CDS encoding major facilitator superfamily domain-containing protein, whose translation is MTTEYRVSLSYPNPSLGQMVAGSQASNSMNDEASRAKIGYGSSSQVTGLHQAALVITLLVGLLISTLDTTIVSTSLVTISNDLGDFVNAPWIVLAYLLTYMGFAVCISKMSDIYGRKNILVLSWVIFSGFSLGCANSKHMTALIVCRAFQGIGASGLYSLTQIALVEVGPVHRPSLIGAMIGATLAIAFVLGPLLGGLISRLSDWRWLFNLNIPFGLVAILAITSFWPLEDVSHLLSWEAFASIDFIGSATLLCSSSLLVFAIQQAGSQTFAWSSPVIISALVISGVSWAAFIYWEVVLDSKRHRHIEPIFPIRLMLHRVYASSLLLTLLTGFPYISLTVIIPERFQIVHGEDALMAGIHLFPLLGACAVGSFLGGAISSKQNNTSYTLIGSSCLQLLGLGLMTTRSGANSAEPSQYAYQAIFGLGVGLCFSATTIVTSISTAESSEKATAQGAVAQARVLGGSIGLSICTVIFNIHVNRYLEGHLTEGQLESLHRSPLSGLQLPVDQRDLVKTVYAGAYSEEIKILACICSVMVIAALFTLERHPTPLRIVSSRSKEDQFSRRGSESETEMTDLHNTHQIV